Part of the Lotus japonicus ecotype B-129 chromosome 6, LjGifu_v1.2 genome, AATAATTTTTGGTTCATACTCCATTTTCACTCACACTAGGATGAGAAAACTCACTTCTGGTCGTATCGGATGACCATCATGATATCTAGATAACTTTGGATCATTTAGCATGTTAATTAGAAGTGAGCAAATGATGGTACACGAGATGTTCCAGGTTGTAAATTATGGTAGCCCAGATCAGAGATGCTTTCTCTGAAACAGATTGAATTTCAACCTTGGAATAACCCCACATACAAGGTTGATGACAAGATAGAGTTGCTCTGTCAGGATAGTGGCATAAGAGGTTGCTGGTTCAGGTGTACAGTTGTGCAGGTAGCCCGGAAACAGTTGAAATTTCAATATGATGATGTTCAGGATGAAGATGGAAGTGGAAATCTTCAGGTATAATTAATCTCTCGAGATCTTctaacttcatttttttttatatttgtacTTGGTGCTATGTTCAAATATGTACATAATTGGAGGGTGTTTCTGTTTAAGGTTTTATCATGACCACAAATGTTAATTATTTCTTGTATTTTGAGTTTAAAGAAAAATTCTTAAGGTGATGGAATAATAAGTATCTGTAAATTAGATGCCATCTTATTTAAGCTTAATATGAAATATAGACATGCTGGACTAATCATGGATCCAATACTCAACTGAAATAAATTAATCTCAGTTTTAAGGATCTACTGCTtaaaatttctcttttcttctaaACTAAATGGACTCTCATCAGAGTAACTGTTCTAGAGTTATTTTTGAAACAACTTGCTTGATCTCTTCTGCTAAGTAATGCTATCTAAGAATGACAGGAGGTTATTTAGAGGCATATTTTACACGGAAATTTGAGTTTCTTAGCACAGTGCAAGAaattcatttgttttttttttttaattttagagggTAATGGGATGACCAATGACATAGGTGAGAATGTGAACAGGGACGGACCGAATTACAATGAAAATGGGACAATCCccccaagagaaaaaaaaatcttcataaaATGGTATTTAAATGTAGTATATGCCCCATTGAAAGGACCTGCTCGAAGTAGCCATTGTTgattttatgttaaattttcacCCCCTGGAtgcaaagtaaaaaaaatatgatatggTTTATGCATGCCAAACAATTTATGTGGGAAGATAAAGTAATGGCTACCTAACGTTAAACAAAATATTCCGAAGAATAGATTTCATTTTATAGATTCCCTTAATGAATTTATACCATATACACCGCACTCACTCTTGAATTAAAAACTTATATCTTGATCTTCTCAATCTTTTAGGAGTGGGTCCCTGCTTTCAAGTTTGCCAAGCCTGATAAACTTGGGATGAGACATTCTGACCGGCCCACAATCAGGCTAGCTCCAATTCATGAGGAACAAAAACTGGCTATCGAGGTCGGAACTGCAGTTGATGCATGGTGGAGTGTGGCTGGTGGGAGGGGTTTGTAATTAGAATTGATGACTCCAGTGGGGATAGTGTTCAAGTCTACTTTTCAGGTATGCtgttttaatgttatttttttgcCTCCTTAAATTATTCACACTTCACCATTTGGTGGTATCAGGTGAATGCTTGCTTATGAAAATGCACAAGAAGGCCTTGCGAATATCTAGAGATTGGTTAGGAGACAAGTGGATTGATATTAAGACAAAGCCTGATATAACCTCAACTATATTTACAGCTGATAGTTCTAACCCAAAGCATCCCTTGTCACCGTCTATGGTGAAGGATGCGGACTCTGTTGGTGTTGCTAATTCATGTCAAGACGTTCTTTCTATTATGAAGTCTAACGAACCTGATATTGCTGAAGAGAAACTTGTGTGTTGTGATGGCTTTGCTGAAGATGGGGATTGTGTCCCTGataataatagagaaaaaaatgcACATGTGTAAAAAATGTTGTAGTGACAAGTTGACAATGTTGAGACGAGTGGCAGTTGTGATAATGTAGATAATGGTGATGATAATGGCAAGGACGTcgatgatgatggtggtagtAAGGAGAACATTTGTGATGATAATAAGGATATGGAGGTGAGGTGAGTGGTACTTCTGAACCAACTGTAGAACATCATCCATAAACATATGATATGATGGTGCTGGTTGTAGAGTTTTGCCATCATCTCTTTGCTTTGTTGTGATTTTCGTCTGATGTTAGTGTGATAGAATGTAAATAGTAGTTACACAGGAATGTTGGGAAGCTGATTGATTTTTTAACTTTAGTCGCCTTCATAGATGTACAGTGTTATGGGTGATGTCCAAGGTTGTGTTATCATCCTTTCCATTGGTTGTATTAGgaagatttttttatattactaTTGAGTACTTTCACATGTTATATGACTAGTATCATTTATGAGCAAGCATATTTGAAGTTCATAAAAGCACTATTTTTTTCTGGTTTGTGTAACTCACAGGATAGCCAAATGCGGCAATGACGatcattttttttctccaaAGCACAAAACTTCCATATCTTAATTGTTTTTTATAACAACATAGAGAGatctaattaattaatataagctTATTATCaagataaataatataaatattatctCGACATGAGGTTTTTTTGAAATCATGCTATCaagataaataatataaatataagctTAAAAAGAAGGAAGAACCTCAAGAAGATTGTGTGCTCTAATTGTTAGTGGATCTTAAAGAGATAAGGTTAATTATACCGATAATTTGCTTGATtctcttattaattttttgtaTTTAGAAACTAATtattattagttattaattTAACTTTAGAGGAAGAAAACAAATACTCGTAGTTTGAATGTATATGGATTTGAaatgggtaaatagccaagttggtccctgaatgtgtcaaccgccttcaagttggtccctaaacttctaaaatgcatTCAAGTTAGTCCAGACGTTAAAAATCTTAACAGGGGTTAACGGAATGCtgacatggattttttttttgtcaaggcTGAAGCTTAGGTGGCATTTGAATGTTGAGAAAGTTTTTAAAggtttcaatttagtccctatggttgaaaaaaatttcattcactcccccatcttcctctacctctccccaccaccatcacccccTCTCTTCCTCCCACCTTCCTCCTCAACCGACCAcccactccaccaccaccactctaaaATCCCATATCAAAAACCATAAACCAAAAACCCCCAAATTTATGGAAGAAGGATGAGCTTAACACACTTTATATCACAACCCCATTTGGAGACTACAGACTACAGAGTTGGAATTGGGTCTCCCACCTCACCTTGAGCTCCTCCCTCCGCTGTTGGATTTGTAGCAGATATCCAGAAACAATAACCAAAACCCAGAAACCACAACTCCTACTCCTTCATGCTTCATGTGGAAGCATTGCTAATTAACATAGGTCTTACCTTATATATACTTATGCATATGTTTGAGTTGACATCAAAGTTGCTAAACAGTTTTATTAATATGAACTGGGTAATTGAAAGAGAGATATATTTTGTACCCAAAGCTCAGGGTCTGGGCAGATACAAATTAAAGCtgcaaagaaagggaaaagcatTGCTAAGAGACAATAACTTTGTCTCTCATACAAGGACAATGTACACATGATTGTTTCCTTTTTGCCTTTCATGTGAATCAATGTATAGAGCTATATTCATTACCAATTTGTAGTGCAATGAAAATAAGTCTCCAAATGCAGCCGTTTATTTCTCCTTGTCTTTGGCAGATAAAAAAATTACTGCCCCATTCCACAAAGTGATGAAAGATCCCCTGTCTCTTCCCGGAACCGCCATGTTCAACCCAGAAATGGAAACATCGATTCAAAAATCCCAAAAACACTAATTTAAAATCCCTAAATTCAAACTCATAAACAATAACGTCTAAACACTAAGATAGTGATGTTGCAGATTGATTCAAGGCTCTGGTGAGGCCAAACAGAGATTGAGAGAGAACGGgggagagcgagagagagagggagagcgaCAACCGACTTTCCCAAGTGACTCAAACCCTCCAAAGCTTTCAAATTTCACCCTTAGACAACACAGATCGAACATAATACCTCCCTCACCCGTCAAACAACACGAGTTTGAGAAGATCGAAGTCGTTGGAGTCCAGTGCGATGTGGCGTCGTGGTTTAGAGGGAAGTGAGAGAGGAAGAGGCAGCGGGAGTGGAGGTCTTAGGCGGCGATGACGCCGAACTGAGGGAGGCTCAGAACGATGAACGGTGGTCGATGGTTCTAGATTGAGCATAGAGGATGTATCTCTAGGGTTTGAGATACAGACTACAGTGTTGGAATTGGGTGTTTATTTTCGATGTTGTTGGTGAATGGTGAGTGGTTGGTGCAGTTGGTGGTGGTGAATTGTGGAAAACACCAACGTTGGAGATGGGTCGGTGAGTGATTCAACAGCGCAACAGACAAGAGAGGAGCgtagctcaaatttgaaaacttGCGATAAGCATATGCGATTCACCTGTTTGAAAATTTGGGGGTTTTTTGGTTTATGGATTTTGAGTTGGGATTTTAAAGTGGTGGTAGTGCAGTGGACGGCTGAGGAGGAAGGTGGAAGGAAGAGAGGGTGATGgtggggagttgggtttggcaccccacctatggggcttggcaccccactttatcaaatacggaatttaaaattccgtattctccctattgaatacggaacttaaaatcccgtactgtatttaagcatgcgtgtcacattttcaaccactcattatatactaaaacagatacggaattttattttccgtattgatacggaactttaaattccgtatttaataaagtggggtgcaaagcctaagtggtggggcaccaaactcaattcccgtgatggtggtggggagaggAGGAAGATGGGGGAGAGaaaggtatttttttttaaccatagggactaaattgaaaatTTATGTTTCGGTCAAATCTCTTTTCCGACGTGGAATTTCCAAGTGGAAAAAAATATGACATGCGAGCCACTCCGTTAACGTCTGTTAAGATTTTTAACGCCAGGGACTAACTTGAATGCATTTTGCCACATTTAGGGACCGTGAGatgcattttagaagtttagggaccaacaTGAAGGCGGTTGACACATTCAGGGATCAACTTGACTATTTACCCGATTTGAAATAGTTTGGTGCAATCTTTTCTGAAATCGAAATAATTCAAAAGATTGAAAATATCTCTGAAACAtcttttgaatttaattttttataaataaaaactatttaaaaaaaatcaattcataTATCGAATAGGATTTCTTGTAATGTTT contains:
- the LOC130724246 gene encoding uncharacterized protein LOC130724246, producing MVECGWWEGFVIRIDDSSGDSVQVYFSGECLLMKMHKKALRISRDWLGDKWIDIKTKPDITSTIFTADSSNPKHPLSPSMVKDADSVGVANSCQDVLSIMKSNEPDIAEEKLVCCDGFAEDGDCVPDNNREKNAHV